The sequence CTTAAAATCATCATTGCCAGCACCCGCCCAGGCCGAAAAGGTCCCGCTATGGCTGCATGGATTCAGGAATTAGCCAGCCAGCGGTCGGAATTTACGGTTGAACTACTTGATTTAGCCCAGATAAACCTTCCTTTTATGGATGAGCCCAATCATCCTCGTTTACAGCGATATGAACACCAGCACACAAAAGACTGGAGCGCCACAATTGATGCTGCCGATGCATTCATTTTCGTCACTCCCGAGTACAATCATGGGTTTCCGGCCCCGCTAAAGAACGCGCTGGATTATCTGGTTAAAGAGTGGGCTTATAAACCTGTGGCCTTTGTCAGCTACGGTGGTATAGCGGGTGGTACGCGGGCCGTGCAACTGCTCAAACCAGTACTCACGAGCCTGAAAATGACTCCTCTTACAGAAGCGGTCAATATCCCTTTCTTTGCTAAATACCTTGATGACCAGGATGGATTTCAGGCCGATGAAACGCTCACCAAAACGGCTGAAGATATGCTAACCGAGCTCACTAAATGGACAGCTACACTTAGAAGTATGCGTATGGCCTAGACCAAGTGGGCATTCGAGTTACACCTTAAGCTTATTTTGCGTCTATGATCTCTGTATACTAAGTAATTTCATTCTACTTTTGCTCCAAATCAACTGTTCAACTTTAACACTAAAAAATAGGCGTATGAAAGTAGGCGTAATTGGTTCAGGAACTGTAGGGCAGTCTCTGGCAAAAGCATTTGTATCAGAAGGTCATGACGTAATTTTAGGTACTCGAAATCCAAATAAAGAAGATATTGTGACCCTTAAAAATGAAAACCCTTCGCTGACCATTGATACGCCCGCCCAGGCGGCTGCTTTCGGTGAAGTGGTGGTATTGGCCGTTCCCGGAACGGCCGCGCTGGAAAGCCTCCAACAGGCTGGCCCAGCGAATTTCGAGGGCAAGATTTTAATCGATGTCACCAATCCTTTAGCTGCCGAAGCACCTGTCAATGGTGTTCCCAAATTGTTTACAACCTCTGATGAATCCTTACTGGAAAGCATCCAGAAATTACTGCCAACCGCTAAAGTAGTTAAGGCGCTGAACAATGTAGGTGCATTCTTAATGTACAAACCAACGTTTCAGGGCGGGAAAGGCACGGTATTTATTGCGGGTAATGACGAGGAAGCCAAAGCCACAGTTTCTGAAATTCTGGAAAGTTTTGGCTGGGAAGCCGAAAATGTTGGCAAAGCCGAAGCAGCTCGCGCGATCGAGCCTTTAGGTCAGTTGTATGTGGCCCGAGGTATGCTGAACAATGACTGGGCTGTCTCTTTAAAGCTGGTCAGACTCTAATACGGACCGTTTAGTTAGCAATTTTAGAGCATCTCCTACCCCTTACAAACTGGTGCAGGAACAGCTATTTATACCTCGCACCATGCAAAGAACAAAAAAAGCCCGATACAGATTGTATCGGGCTTTTTTTGTTCCATAAGGCTCTTCGTC comes from Spirosoma aureum and encodes:
- a CDS encoding NADPH-dependent FMN reductase, whose translation is MFTLKIIIASTRPGRKGPAMAAWIQELASQRSEFTVELLDLAQINLPFMDEPNHPRLQRYEHQHTKDWSATIDAADAFIFVTPEYNHGFPAPLKNALDYLVKEWAYKPVAFVSYGGIAGGTRAVQLLKPVLTSLKMTPLTEAVNIPFFAKYLDDQDGFQADETLTKTAEDMLTELTKWTATLRSMRMA
- a CDS encoding NADPH-dependent F420 reductase; the protein is MKVGVIGSGTVGQSLAKAFVSEGHDVILGTRNPNKEDIVTLKNENPSLTIDTPAQAAAFGEVVVLAVPGTAALESLQQAGPANFEGKILIDVTNPLAAEAPVNGVPKLFTTSDESLLESIQKLLPTAKVVKALNNVGAFLMYKPTFQGGKGTVFIAGNDEEAKATVSEILESFGWEAENVGKAEAARAIEPLGQLYVARGMLNNDWAVSLKLVRL